From one Eucalyptus grandis isolate ANBG69807.140 chromosome 9, ASM1654582v1, whole genome shotgun sequence genomic stretch:
- the LOC104418883 gene encoding 30S ribosomal protein S31, mitochondrial, which yields MAMMQMFGAAARRAAAVAMASRPPLTSPISTLSSSAASLPPASPSSAGAAPPLPVLCGRGDKRTKKGKRFKGSYGNARPKKEKKIERIKDRVEVPRSTPWPLPFKLI from the coding sequence ATGGCGATGATGCAGATGTTCGGCGCCGCCGCGAGAcgagcggcggcggtggcgatggCGAGCCGGCCGCCTCTGACCTCTCCGATCTCTACGCTCTCGTCGTCGGCGGCTTCGCTTCCTCCTGCATCGCCGTCGTCGGCCGGAGCTGCCCCGCCGCTCCCGGTCCTGTGCGGGAGGGGCGACAAGCGGACGAAGAAAGGGAAGAGGTTCAAAGGATCGTACGGGAACGCGCggccgaagaaggagaagaagatcgagCGCATCAAGGACAGGGTTGAGGTCCCCAGGTCCACTCCTTGGCCTCTTCCTTTCAAGCTCATTTGA
- the LOC120288484 gene encoding vegetative cell wall protein gp1-like, translating to MEKIFKKIRAREERDQQQESTETEVESEPPSRSASGDRASDRPSFAGVLRSSAAARRSFARRRSKQAIDAPSTHSTPAPPPRLQPADPRLCPSTGVPGPPLRAGHRCSRPRHTCSPRHRRSASNSLVPDARRQQPASAAGSLPSAVNPAPPLPPSFASSSPDGPLPANPLEHPFDPAAKQRLQLRLLLHGRRSSVRIASPAPTPSPSATASLRPSATQPAPHHLCRDQQQRLCSPLLVAARRATCRCRAPTALLRPTSDRLGSCLRRRRVTAPASAVCRPSLLFLSKASS from the exons atggagaaaatattcaaaaaaatccgTGCAAG AGAAGAAAGAGACCAGCAGCAGGAAAGTACAGAGACAGAGGTAGAGAGTGaac CACCTTCGCGCTCGGCGTCCGGCGACCGCGCCTCAGACCGCCCGTCGTTCGCCGGCGTCCTCCGCTCCTCCGCAGCTGCCCGCAGGAGCTTCGCCCGACGCCGCAGCAAACAGGCGATTGACGCCCCCTCAACCCACTCGACGCCTGCACCTCCGCCTCGTCTGCAGCCTGCCGATCCGCGCCTCTGCCCGAGCACCGGCGTCCCTGGTCCACCCCTCCGCGCCGGCCACCGCTGCTCGAGGCCCCGCCACACCTgctcgccgcgccaccgccgctccgccaGCAACTCGCTTGTCCCCGACGCTCGAAGGCAGCAGCCCGCGTCTGCAGCAGGATCTCTACCCTCCGCCGTCAACCCAGCACCTCCGCTGCCGCCGTCGTTCGCCAGTTCTTCGCCCGACGGCCCGCTCCCTGCAAATCCGCTCGAGCACCCCTTCGACCCAGCAGCCAAGCAGCGCCTGCAACTCCGGCTGCTGCTTCAcggtcgccggagctccgtCCGCATCGCCTCGCCAGCACCTACGCCGTCGCCGTCTGCCACCGCTTCCCTCCGCCCGAGCGCCACTCAGCCGGCGCCGCACCACCTCTGCCGCGACCAGCAGCAACGCCTCTGTTCCCCTTTGCTGGTTGCTGCACGCCGCGCCACCTGCCGTTGCCGCGCGCCCACTGCCCTACTCCGCCCGACGTCCGACAGACTGGGCTCCTGCCTCCGCCGACGCCGTGTCACCGCTCCTGCCTCAGCCGTGTGTCGCCCTTCGCTGCTTTTCCTTTCCAAAGCCTCCTCTTAG
- the LOC104418886 gene encoding NADP-dependent D-sorbitol-6-phosphate dehydrogenase, with the protein MSITLNSGFKMPAIGLGVLDMEKDEIRDLMLGSIKIGYRHFDCAADYQNEAELGKALAEAVRTGLVKREELFITTKLWNSDHGHVIEACKDSLKKLQLDYLDLYLIHFPVATKHTGVGTTASALDDEGVLEIDTTITLETTWRAMEELVSMGLVRSIGISNYDIFLTRDCLAYSKVKPAVNQIETHPYFQRDSLVKFCQKHGICVTAHTPLGGAVANTEWFGSISCLADPVLKGLAEKYKRTVAQVVLRWGIQRNTVLIPKSTKVKRLEENFQVFDFKLADEDMALIKSIDRGQRNNQPTKFWGINPFA; encoded by the exons ATGTCGATCACCCTCAACAGCGGATTCAAAATGCCGGCGATCGGTCTCGGCGTGTTAGATATGGAGAAGGACGAGATACGGGACCTCATGCTGGGCTCCATCAAGATCGGCTACCGCCACTTCGATTGCGCCG CCGATTACCAGAATGAAGCGGAACTTGGCAAGGCGCTTGCTGAAGCAGTGCGGACGGGGCTTGTCAAGAGGGAGGAACTTTTCATCACCACCAAG CTTTGGAATTCTGATCACGGACATGTCATAGAGGCCTGTAAGGACAGCCTGAAGAAGTTGCAGCTTGATTATTTGGATCTCTACCTTATTCACTTCCCTGTAGCAACTAAACACACCG GAGTTGGCACAACTGCTAGTGCTCTGGACGACGAGGGGGTGCTGGAAATTGACACAACTATAACTTTGGAAACTACATGGCGTGCCATGGAAGAACTCGTCTCAATGGGTTTAGTTCGAAGCATCGGGATCAG CAACTACGACATCTTCCTAACCAGAGATTGCCTGGCCTACTCCAAAGTGAAGCCTGCTGTTAATCAGATTGAAACCCATCCATATTTCCAACGTGATTCCCTTGTTAAGTTCTGTCAGAAACATGGTATCTGTGTGACTGCACACACTCCCCTTGGGGGCGCAGTTGCAAATACAGAATGGTTTGGTTCCATTTCATGCTTGGCAGATCCAGTTCTCAAG GGTCTGGCTGAGAAGTACAAGAGGACGGTGGCACAGGTAGTTCTGAGGTGGGGTATCCAGCGCAATACCGTTCTCATCCCAAAGAGCACAAAGGTTAAGAGGTTGGAAGAGAACTTTCAGGTCTTTGATTTCAAGCTGGCAGACGAGGACATGGCTCTGATCAAGAGTATCGACCGGGGACAACGGAATAATCAACCTACGAAGTTTTGGGGCATAAACCCATTTGCTTGA
- the LOC104418884 gene encoding V-type proton ATPase 16 kDa proteolipid subunit, translating into MSSTFSGDETAPFFGFLGAAAALVFSCMGAAYGTAKSGVGVASMGVMRPELVMKSIVPVVMAGVLGIYGLIIAVIISTGINPKAKSYYLFDGYAHLSSGLACGLAGLSAGMAIGIVGDAGVRANAQQPKLFVGMILILIFAEALALYGLIVGIILSSRAGQSRAD; encoded by the exons ATGTCGTCTACGTTCAGCGGCGATGAGACCGCGCCGTTCTTCGGCTTCCTCGGCGCGGCGGCCGCGCTCGTTTTCTCCT GCATGGGAGCTGCATATGGGACAGCCAAGAGCGGGGTGGGCGTAGCATCTATGGGTGTGATGAGACCTGAGCTGGTTATGAAGTCCATAGTGCCAGTGGTTATGGCAGGAGTGCTGGGTATTTATGGGCTGATTATCGCTGTCATCATTAGTACTGGGATTAATCCCAAGGCGAAATCTTACTACCTCTTTGATGGGTATGCACATCTTTCATCTGGCCTGGCTTGTGGTCTTGCTGGGCTGTCAGCTGGGATGGCAATTGGAATTGTCGGAGATGCGGGTGTCAG AGCTAACGCGCAGCAGCCAAAGCTTTTTGTCGGGATGATCCTTATCCTCATTTTCGCTGAAGCACTGGCTCTCTACGGCCTTATTGTTGGCATCATCTTGTCTTCTAGGGCAGGCCAGTCCAGAGCAGACTGA
- the LOC104418882 gene encoding LOW QUALITY PROTEIN: kinesin-like protein KIN-7E (The sequence of the model RefSeq protein was modified relative to this genomic sequence to represent the inferred CDS: deleted 2 bases in 1 codon): MGAISGEELLKWEKMQGMGAREEKILVLVRLRPLSEKEAVANEVADWECINDTTILYRNTLREGSTFPYTYTFDRVYRGDCSTREVYEEGARGLALSVVNGINSSIFAYGQTSSGKTYTMNGITELTVADIFDYVHKHEERAFVLKFSAIEIYNEVVRDLLSTDSTSLRLLDDPERGTIVEKVTEETLRDWNHFNELVSICEAQRQIGETLLNERSSRSHQILKLTVESSAREFLGKDNSTTLSASVNFVDLAGSERASQALSAGTRLKEGCHINRSLLTLGTVIRKLSKGRHGHINYRDSKLTRILQPALGGNARTAIICTLSPARSHVEQTRNTLLFACCAKEVTTKAQVNVVMSDKALVKHLQKELARLESELRAPGPISSNCDYVALLKKKDLQIEKMEKEIRDLKKQRDGAQSRVEELLKLVENDQDPKPLIGNGHQSNGKTDDTWEDDCSLSDDIAYSHSLGSSVRKMNGTMHHKKMNGNNSEQRNNSLWENTEEHSEADNIYSPRSVGQGYDEYCKDVQCVDMEVSSRENNVEALSSPLGENAVSALRRAEDHEGTGQTSSSTAFSESGGRSHIQNLSRYNDHGDTSPQAPEADISSSTNLKLSSGLSCRANPVTGSSPSFEEADVNTTPPNEFERVFPGRPEALQGKFHPLNYDNGIASLSRNNSQSSLESGSVAQSVGAAADEDITSVHTFVSGLKEMASAYEKQLADEQGAESRSNNDHENNVEEVASTLTNPLDWPLEFERKQRSILVLWQICSVPLVHRTYFFLLFRGDPADSIYMEVELRRLTFLKETFASGGHAVADGRVLTPASSLKALHREREKLSKLMRRRLSEAERERLFQKWGISLESKRRRLQLANRLWSDTEDMDCVMESASVVAKLARFEEQGKALRGMLGLSFSSPSMRRSYGWRQRSAISYLG; encoded by the exons ATGGGAGCAATTAGTGGGGAGGAGCTACTTAAGTGGGAAAAGATGCAAGGGATGGGTGCTCGCGAGGAGAAGATTCTCGTTTTGGTGAGGTTGAGGCCTTTAAGCGAGAAGGAGGCTGTGGCCAATGAAGTAGCAGATTGGGAATGCATCAACGACACCACGATCTTGTACAGGAACACCCTTAGGGAAGGGTCTACTTTTCCTTATACCTACACATTTG ACAGGGTATATCGTGGTGACTGTTCTACGAGGGAGGTGTATGAAGAAGGAGCAAGGGGACTTGCTCTCTCAGTTGTCAATGGCATTAACT CCAGTATATTTGCTTATGGGCAAACAAGTAGTGGAAAGACATACACCATGAATGGAATAACAGAGCTCACTGTAGCTGATATATTTGATTATGTACACAAA CATGAAGAAAGAGCATTTGTTTTGAAGTTCTCTGCTATCGAAATCTACAACGAAGTCGTTAGAGACCTCCTCAGCACGGATAGCACTTCTCTTCGGCTACTGGATGATCCAGAG AGAGGGACTATCGTGGAAAAAGTAACAGAGGAAACTCTGCGGGACTGGAACCATTTTAACGAGCTTGTATCCATTTGTGAAG CTCAGAGACAAATTGGGGAAACATTACTGAATGAGAGAAGCTCCAGATCTcatcaaattctcaaattg ACAGTCGAAAGTTCTGCTCGTGAGTTTTTAGGCAAGGACAACTCCACGACCCTTTCAGCCAGTGTG AATTTCGTAGATTTGGCTGGTAGTGAGCGTGCATCTCAAGCATTATCAGCTGGAACTCGATTGAAAGAAGGTTGCCACATAAATCGCAGTTTACTGACTCTGGGAACCGTCATTCGCAAGCTAAG TAAAGGGAGACATGGACATATCAATTACAGAGATTCAAAGCTGACACGCATACTGCAACCTGCCTTGGGTGGAAATGCTAGGACTGCCATTATTTGCACTTTGAGCCCTGCTCGAAGTCATGTTGAGCAGACTAGAAACACTCTACTCTTTGCCTGTTGTGCAAAGGAAGTGACTACCAAAGCACAAGTTAATGTGGTCATGTCTGATAAGGCCTTGGTCAAACATTTGCAGAAAGAGTTGGCTAGATTGGAGAGTGAACTGAGAGCTCCTGGTCCCATTTCATCAAATTGTGACTACGTAGCActactgaagaagaaagatctTCAAATTGAGAAG ATGGAGAAGGAGATTAGGGActtgaaaaaacaaagagatgGAGCACAATCTCGGGTTGAAGAGTTGCTGAAGTTGGTTGAAAATGATCAAGATCCAAAACCACTG ATTGGAAATGGACATCAATCAAACGGGAAAACAGATGATACATGGGAAGATGATTGTTCATTGTCAGACGACATCGCCTATTCTCACTCTCTGGGTTCAAGTGTAAGAAAAATGAACGGAACAATGCATCACAAGAAGATGAATGGAAATAACTCGGAACAACGAAACAATTCTTTATGGGAGAACACTGAAGAACATTCAGAAGCAGATAATATATATTCACCACGGTCAGTTGGTCAGGGATATGATGAATACTGCAAGGATGTTCAGTGTGTTGACATGGAAGTTTCAAGCAGGGAGAACAATGTTGAAGCCCTTTCCAGTCCGCTTGGTGAAAATGCAGTATCAGCTCTGAGACGAGCTGAAGACCATGAGGGAACTGGTCAGACTTCATCATCAACTGCATTCAGTGAAAGTGGAGGACGGAGTCACATCCAGAACCTCTCCAGATATAATGATCATGGTGATACATCCCCACAAGCCCCAGAAGCTGATATCTCAAGTTCTACAAATCTCAAGCTCAGTAGCGGCTTGAGCTGTAGAGCAAATCCTGTAACTGGTTCCTCTCCCAGCTTTGAGGAGGCAGACGTCAACACAACACCTCCTAATGAGTTTGAGAGGGTCTTTCCTGGAAGACCTGAAGCACTTCAAGGGAAGTTTCATCCATTAAATTATGACAATGGCATTGCAAGCCTGTCAAGAAATAATTCTCAATCTTCTTTGGAAAGTGGTTCTGTTGCTCAGAGTGTCGGCGCAGCTGCAGATGAAGATATCACTAGTGTTCATACTTTCGTTTCTGGGCTGAAGGAAATGGCCAGTGCCTATGAGAAGCAACTAGCAGATGAGCAG GGGGCGGAATCAAGATCTAACAACGATCATGAAAATAATGTGGAAGAAGTGGCTTCGAC ATTGACAAATCCACTAGATTGGCCCCTGGAATTTGAGAGAAAGCAAAGATCGATACTGGTGCTCTGGCAAATTTGCAGCGTTCCATTGGTTCACAGAACATACTTCTTTCTGCTCTTCAGAGGCGATCCAGCTGATTCCATCTACATGGAGGTGGAGCTCCGAAGACTGACTTTTCTAAAGGAAACATTTGCTAGCGGAGGCCACGCAGTGGCAGATGGACGAGTTCTTACACCTGCTTCaag TTTGAAGGCTCTTCATCGGGAGAGGGAGAAGCTAAGCAAGCTGATGCGCAGGAGACTCTCGGAAGCAGAGAGGGAGAGGCTCTTCCAGAAGTGGGGCATCAGTCTGGAGTCGAAGAGGAGGCGGCTCCAACTGGCCAATCGCTTGTGGAGCGACACGGAAGACATGGATTGTGTTATGGAGAGCGCTTCTGTTGTCGCGAAGCTCGCCCGGTTCGAAGAGCAAGGAAAGGCTCTTAGAGGGATGCTGGGGCTTAGCTTTAGTTCTCCTAGCATGAGAAGATCCTACGGCTGGAGGCAAAGGAGTGCAATTTCTTATTTAGGTTAA